The following are encoded together in the Microtus pennsylvanicus isolate mMicPen1 chromosome 8, mMicPen1.hap1, whole genome shotgun sequence genome:
- the LOC142855692 gene encoding C-type lectin domain family 2 member D11-like, translating into MGTKLERKCVRIIPSVCPTRLHCCYAVIIVLTGAVIALSVALSLSVRRREEDSIKNTHAPCPRGWIEFGSRCFYFSEDTSNWTFSQNFCMALEAQLARFDNMEELNFINRYKGTFHYWIGLHRESPEHPLRWMDNTEYNSSVPIRGEEDYAYLNNNWISSARVYTDKRWICSKPNSYILQC; encoded by the exons gTACAAagcttgaaagaaaatgtgtcAGAATCATCCCCTCTGTGTGTCCTACTAGGCTTCACTGCTGCTATGCAGTGATCATTGTCCTCACTGGAGCTGTAATTGCACTTTCTGTGGCTCTGTCATTGTCAG TAAGGAGGCGAGAAGAGGACTCAATCAAAAATACCCATGCTCCTTGCCCAAGAGGCTGGATTGAATTTGGAagtagatgtttttatttttctgaagacaCAAGTAACTGGACATTCAGTCAGAACTTCTGCATGGCACTGGAGGCCCAGCTAGCTCGATTTGACAACATGGAGGAGCTG AATTTCATAAACAGATACAAAGGGACCTTTCACTACTGGATCGGCCTGCACAGAGAGTCACCAGAGCACCCTTTGAGGTGGATGGACAACACGGAATATAACAGCTC aGTTCCCATCCGAGGAGAGGAAGACTATGCCTACCTGAACAACAACTGGATCAGCAGTGCCAGGGTCTATACAGACAAAAGATGGATCTGTAGCAAACCCAACAGCTATATCCTCCAATGCTAA